One part of the Longimicrobiales bacterium genome encodes these proteins:
- a CDS encoding GNAT family N-acetyltransferase translates to MGHAPKRIGSGASASSTRTALSFFAPNERVAYEAFLDPGLEGYLVGIVDDELVGAFGMHDAEGYYLLWILIDPAAQGRGVGLATMTRVLEIGDGRAISIAASHKSAPFFARFGARVVEETPDDWGTGWTWSCSRSSISRLRDELTQVSPPALLADIARASRL, encoded by the coding sequence TTGGGCCATGCACCCAAGCGCATCGGGAGCGGTGCCTCTGCCTCTTCGACGCGAACTGCCCTGAGTTTCTTCGCGCCCAATGAGCGGGTGGCGTACGAGGCGTTCCTCGACCCCGGCCTTGAGGGGTACCTGGTCGGCATCGTTGACGATGAGCTCGTGGGTGCGTTCGGCATGCACGACGCCGAGGGCTATTATCTTCTCTGGATCCTGATCGACCCGGCTGCGCAGGGTCGCGGGGTGGGTTTGGCGACGATGACCCGGGTCCTGGAGATCGGCGATGGCCGGGCGATCTCAATCGCGGCGAGTCACAAGTCCGCTCCGTTCTTCGCTCGGTTTGGTGCGCGGGTCGTGGAGGAGACTCCCGATGATTGGGGCACAGGGTGGACATGGAGTTGTAGTCGTTCGTCTATTTCACGGCTGAGGGATGAGCTGACTCAGGTCAGTCCTCCTGCCCTTCTAGCAGATATCGCTCGAGCCAGCCGCCTGTGA